From a region of the Streptomyces tirandamycinicus genome:
- a CDS encoding DNA sulfur modification protein DndB codes for MRLTMPTAVVEGTQLTVAPFRADAVVGTMSVPTLVQLVPSPRAEEDPRKLKAASGLVRRHAELRATVQRTLKSSQKGKNVGPYAEYIAAGLKGELGAAWSTPPVTLWHAGPLAALSDELVPGSGLRTLTIAPGTMVIAIDGETQTTAWHDLYDDPEAYGLTYPELAQVRLPFELYIDLAPADARQIFYDRNVQGVAVAKNLAMSMDQRDFGTRLAHLVADSVRVDADGQHVPFARLVNVSKRQVSASDREVVTLSALRALVVTTLYGRGGLQRSAESVHEDELPAGYRAEQVEEALVPILGQLIARHARDFTDRGAITAPAVLAGIGIAVHHTMPWADPASAFRTDDLVRLLDDIRWEREAKYWDGVAAKTGTSGRLNFSGGVKDSGSRVAEAILYPATEAGRKIRGR; via the coding sequence ATGCGCCTGACCATGCCGACCGCCGTCGTCGAAGGAACCCAGCTCACCGTGGCGCCGTTCCGCGCCGACGCCGTCGTGGGCACGATGTCCGTGCCGACGCTCGTCCAGCTCGTGCCCTCGCCCCGCGCCGAGGAGGACCCGCGCAAGCTGAAAGCCGCCTCCGGTCTGGTGCGCCGGCACGCCGAGCTGCGGGCGACCGTGCAGCGCACGCTGAAGTCCTCACAGAAGGGCAAGAACGTCGGCCCGTACGCCGAGTACATCGCCGCCGGTCTCAAGGGCGAGCTCGGCGCCGCCTGGTCCACGCCGCCGGTCACCCTGTGGCACGCCGGACCGCTGGCCGCGCTCAGCGACGAACTCGTCCCCGGCAGCGGCCTGCGCACCCTCACCATCGCGCCGGGCACGATGGTCATCGCCATCGACGGCGAGACCCAGACCACCGCCTGGCACGACCTCTACGACGACCCCGAGGCGTACGGTCTGACGTACCCCGAACTCGCTCAGGTGCGCCTGCCGTTCGAGCTGTACATCGACCTCGCCCCCGCCGACGCGCGGCAGATCTTCTACGACCGCAACGTGCAGGGCGTGGCCGTGGCCAAGAACCTCGCCATGTCCATGGACCAGCGCGACTTCGGCACCCGACTCGCGCACCTGGTGGCCGACTCGGTGCGGGTCGACGCGGACGGGCAGCACGTGCCCTTCGCGCGGCTCGTGAACGTCAGCAAGCGGCAGGTGTCCGCGAGCGACCGCGAGGTCGTCACCCTCTCCGCGCTGCGGGCCCTCGTCGTCACCACGCTCTATGGGAGGGGCGGCCTCCAGCGGTCCGCCGAGTCGGTGCACGAGGACGAACTGCCCGCGGGATACCGGGCCGAGCAGGTGGAGGAGGCCCTCGTGCCGATCCTCGGACAGCTGATCGCCCGTCACGCCCGCGACTTCACGGACCGCGGCGCCATCACCGCGCCCGCCGTCCTCGCCGGTATCGGCATCGCCGTCCACCACACCATGCCGTGGGCGGACCCGGCCTCCGCCTTCCGCACCGACGACCTGGTCCGTCTTCTCGACGACATCCGCTGGGAGCGGGAGGCGAAGTACTGGGACGGAGTCGCCGCCAAGACCGGCACCTCCGGACGCCTCAACTTCAGTGGCGGCGTCAAGGACTCCGGCAGCCGGGTCGCCGAGGCGATCCTCTACCCGGCGACCGAGGCGGGCCGGAAGATTCGCGGCCGCTGA
- a CDS encoding N-6 DNA methylase, with protein sequence MPQPFAQVTAAEISRIAGVTRATVSNWRRRHEDFPAPSGGTESSPLYDLEAVRAWLASRGHASAATPAEELRTTLRLHAQSGGGTPADLLLLVLATAARSPAELTAATRLPDADLAAHAERDAASAADAVPAADPVRFQAGDAAVLRALYACVRDEGGQAALAVLAERELEDSAASGAYQTPAPLADLLARLIPGAPARVLDPACGSGSLLAAVARRGARELYGQDNLPVQARRSAVSLMLTAPEASVTVRAADSLRADAFPDLVVDAVLCNPPYAIRDWGHDELAYDPRWAYGVPARAESELAWVQHALAHLTPGGYAALLLPPATAGRASGRRVRAELVRSGALRAVIALPVGASVPLHVGLQVWVLQRPEPGGPERKSVLFVDAAAETSSATAAASVVGRGGTAVPAARTRGAGRSASVDWPGMTARVLGVWRAFTESPDAFEGEPGVAHAADVVDLLDDVVDLTPARLVRASRAEVDPAQLSAEVDATRRSLVGAAKSLARTAGHEGWSAAGAGSAREWRTATASDLARGGALTLLRTVPEGARGRAEGGTGSGSGSGSGEQPGAGAVLTGSDIARGSAPTGDPAELRGDTAPVIAAGDVLVRAVASGDGPMTRVAGEEDAGALLGTHVHLFRPDPARLDAWFLAGFLGAEKNIAGASTGSTVLTVSPGRLRVPLLPLEEQRRYGEAFRHVHELRAEARRATGLAEETARLLAGGLTGGQLLPSKEVAEVRGAGDDSPH encoded by the coding sequence ATGCCCCAGCCATTCGCGCAGGTGACCGCCGCCGAGATCTCCCGCATCGCGGGGGTCACGCGCGCCACGGTCAGCAACTGGCGTCGTCGGCACGAGGACTTCCCCGCGCCGTCCGGCGGCACGGAGAGCAGTCCGCTGTACGACCTGGAGGCCGTGCGCGCCTGGCTCGCCTCACGCGGTCACGCCTCGGCCGCGACCCCGGCGGAGGAACTCCGCACGACGCTCCGCCTGCACGCGCAGAGCGGCGGCGGTACGCCTGCGGACCTGCTGCTCCTCGTCCTCGCGACGGCGGCGCGCTCGCCGGCGGAGCTGACGGCCGCCACGCGGTTGCCGGACGCGGATCTCGCCGCCCACGCGGAGCGCGACGCGGCGTCGGCGGCCGACGCCGTACCGGCCGCGGATCCCGTCCGCTTCCAGGCGGGCGACGCGGCCGTGCTGCGCGCGCTGTACGCGTGTGTACGCGACGAGGGCGGGCAGGCCGCGCTGGCCGTGCTCGCGGAACGGGAGCTGGAGGACAGCGCCGCGTCCGGCGCGTACCAGACCCCCGCTCCGCTCGCGGACCTGCTCGCCCGCCTGATCCCCGGCGCACCGGCCCGCGTCCTCGACCCGGCCTGCGGCAGCGGCAGCCTGCTGGCGGCGGTTGCCCGCCGGGGCGCGCGCGAGCTGTACGGCCAGGACAACCTGCCCGTGCAGGCCCGGCGCAGCGCCGTGAGCCTGATGCTGACGGCCCCGGAGGCCTCGGTCACCGTGCGCGCCGCCGACAGCCTCCGCGCGGACGCCTTCCCCGACCTCGTCGTGGACGCGGTGCTGTGCAATCCGCCGTACGCCATCCGCGACTGGGGCCACGACGAGTTGGCGTACGACCCCCGCTGGGCGTACGGCGTACCGGCGCGCGCCGAGTCCGAACTGGCATGGGTGCAACACGCGCTGGCCCATCTGACACCCGGCGGCTACGCGGCCCTGCTGCTGCCGCCGGCCACGGCCGGGCGGGCGTCGGGGCGTCGCGTACGGGCGGAGCTGGTGCGCAGTGGGGCACTGCGGGCGGTGATCGCGCTGCCGGTCGGCGCGTCGGTGCCGTTGCACGTCGGTCTGCAGGTGTGGGTGCTGCAGCGGCCCGAGCCGGGGGGGCCGGAGCGCAAGTCGGTGCTGTTCGTGGACGCGGCGGCGGAGACGTCGTCGGCTACGGCGGCGGCATCGGTGGTCGGGCGTGGGGGTACGGCGGTGCCCGCCGCCCGTACGCGGGGTGCGGGCCGGTCCGCGTCCGTGGACTGGCCGGGCATGACGGCGCGAGTCCTCGGAGTGTGGCGGGCGTTCACGGAGAGCCCGGACGCGTTCGAGGGCGAACCCGGTGTCGCGCACGCGGCGGACGTGGTGGACCTGCTGGACGACGTGGTGGACCTGACCCCGGCACGACTCGTACGGGCGTCACGGGCCGAGGTCGATCCGGCGCAACTGTCGGCGGAGGTCGACGCCACTCGCCGGAGCCTGGTCGGGGCCGCGAAGTCCCTCGCCCGGACGGCCGGTCACGAGGGCTGGAGTGCGGCGGGCGCCGGCTCGGCGCGGGAGTGGCGGACGGCGACGGCTTCCGACCTCGCGCGGGGCGGGGCGCTGACGCTGCTGCGGACGGTGCCGGAGGGGGCGCGGGGGCGCGCGGAAGGCGGGACCGGAAGCGGGAGTGGGAGCGGGAGCGGTGAGCAGCCGGGGGCTGGTGCGGTGCTCACCGGCTCGGACATCGCGCGCGGATCGGCTCCCACGGGCGACCCGGCGGAGCTGCGCGGTGACACGGCACCCGTGATCGCCGCCGGGGACGTCCTCGTACGGGCGGTCGCGAGCGGGGACGGTCCTATGACGCGGGTCGCGGGCGAGGAGGACGCCGGCGCCCTGCTTGGCACCCACGTCCACCTGTTCCGGCCGGACCCGGCACGCCTGGACGCCTGGTTCCTCGCCGGGTTCCTGGGCGCGGAGAAGAACATCGCGGGCGCGTCGACGGGCAGTACGGTCCTGACGGTCAGCCCTGGCCGGCTGCGCGTGCCGCTGCTGCCGCTGGAGGAGCAGCGGCGGTACGGGGAGGCGTTCCGACATGTGCATGAGCTCCGGGCGGAGGCGCGGCGGGCGACGGGGCTGGCGGAGGAGACGGCACGGCTGCTGGCGGGCGGACTCACGGGGGGCCAGTTGCTGCCGTCCAAGGAAGTCGCGGAGGTACGCGGCGCGGGTGACGATTCGCCCCATTAG